One part of the Bacteroidota bacterium genome encodes these proteins:
- the xseA gene encoding exodeoxyribonuclease VII large subunit: MQLPQYKSVTKLTLEIKATLEMGFRNETIIGEISNFKAHSSGHWYFTLKDSDASISCSMWSSNNRKLGFTPKDGMQVICSGPVTVYAPRGSYQLDVQTMKNVGVGDLQVAFEFLKEKLGKEGLFDASRKNPVGSFPSKIGVVTSSTGAAWQDIIAVANRRFPMVELVLASARVQGEGAAQSIAEAIDQLNKYDDIEVIIVGRGGGSLEDLWAFNEETTARAIARSRIPVISAVGHEVDFTISDFVADLRAATPTAAMELVTPDFNEVLSAVKNLSQTIENRTLANFKSKQERVYRFVESPVMSAPLSLIKFNSQRLDFALMQIDNNINNLVKDFKNRVNSALLHLKSNDHKRILKKGFVYVTQDGKFVKLSTGLDKEKSFDLNFFDGKILIKGKDE; the protein is encoded by the coding sequence ATGCAACTCCCGCAATACAAATCTGTAACTAAACTGACTCTCGAAATCAAGGCAACCCTGGAGATGGGGTTCCGGAATGAGACAATTATTGGTGAAATATCCAACTTCAAAGCTCATTCCTCGGGACACTGGTATTTTACACTGAAAGATTCCGATGCTTCCATCTCCTGTTCGATGTGGAGCAGTAACAACAGGAAGCTTGGGTTTACTCCAAAAGATGGAATGCAGGTGATCTGTAGCGGGCCCGTGACGGTTTACGCACCCAGAGGCAGTTATCAGCTTGATGTTCAGACTATGAAAAATGTCGGGGTTGGTGATCTGCAGGTTGCGTTCGAATTTCTAAAGGAAAAGCTCGGCAAAGAGGGGCTTTTTGATGCCTCACGGAAGAACCCGGTTGGTTCATTTCCTTCCAAAATCGGAGTGGTCACCTCTTCTACCGGTGCCGCCTGGCAGGATATCATCGCTGTTGCCAACAGAAGATTCCCGATGGTCGAGCTGGTTCTCGCCTCAGCCAGGGTTCAGGGTGAAGGTGCCGCTCAAAGTATCGCCGAAGCCATTGATCAACTTAATAAATATGATGATATCGAAGTAATTATTGTCGGCAGAGGTGGAGGCAGTCTTGAAGATTTGTGGGCTTTCAATGAAGAGACAACAGCAAGAGCTATTGCCCGTTCGCGCATTCCTGTAATCTCGGCTGTCGGTCATGAAGTTGATTTCACCATTTCAGATTTTGTCGCCGATTTGAGAGCAGCCACTCCCACTGCAGCTATGGAACTCGTCACTCCTGATTTCAACGAGGTTTTATCGGCAGTAAAAAACCTCTCTCAAACGATTGAAAACAGAACACTTGCAAACTTTAAATCAAAACAGGAACGGGTTTACAGATTTGTTGAATCTCCGGTGATGTCGGCTCCTCTAAGCCTTATTAAATTCAACAGTCAGCGACTCGATTTTGCTCTGATGCAAATCGACAATAATATAAACAATCTCGTCAAGGATTTTAAAAACAGAGTAAATTCGGCATTGCTCCATTTGAAATCAAATGATCACAAACGAATTCTTAAAAAGGGATTCGTCTATGTTACACAGGATGGGAAATTTGTAAAACTTTCCACCGGGCTCGACAAAGAAAAATCTTTCGACTTGAACTTTTTTGACGGAAAAATTCTTATTAAAGGTAAAGATGAGTAA
- the xseB gene encoding exodeoxyribonuclease VII small subunit, translating to MSNNTSEVSQFKIKLERIEQISSLLEDPDLDLEQAILLYEEGMKLSQECLSSLKQAELKITELKNSFKSY from the coding sequence ATGAGTAACAATACCAGCGAAGTGTCGCAATTTAAAATTAAACTCGAGAGGATTGAGCAAATATCCTCGCTGTTGGAGGATCCTGATCTGGATCTTGAACAGGCGATTCTGCTTTACGAAGAAGGCATGAAACTTTCTCAGGAGTGTCTCTCTTCGCTCAAACAAGCTGAACTTAAAATCACGGAATTGAAAAATTCCTTTAAATCATATTAA
- the dxs gene encoding 1-deoxy-D-xylulose-5-phosphate synthase produces the protein MVDMNNYPALSKVNVPADFRDFSIPELRQLCTDVRQYMVDVISVVGGHFGGGLGAVELTVAMHKVFNTPEDQIVWDTGHQAYPHKILTGRKELLPTIRQLNGLSGFLKRNESEYDAFGAGHASTSISAALGIAEANKYMNTNRKVIAVIGDGAMTGGMAYEAMNNAGMLHSNLIVVLNDNNMSIAQNVWQFSNYFTSIITSPDYNKFKGYVWDLTGKMDNFGDRLRKVVGRVEGGIKSIVTPGMLFEALGFRYFGPVNGHNVHQLVKVFEAAKNLTGPILIHANTEKGKGYAPAEKHVQRLHASTPFDKVTGVAYKKEGAPPAYTTIFGEALVELVKANPKIVGVTAAMPDGTGLNILQKNCPENYYDVGIAEEHGVTFAAGLATQGVIPVVAIYSTFIQRAIDQIIHDIALQKLHVVFVLDRAGLVGADGPTHHGTLDLTFLRMIPHLVLMAPKDENELRNMLYTATKLKGGPVAIRYPRGNALGVPLSDEFVEYEVGKAEVLEEGNDVAILAVGSMVDYAVKTLPKLEAAGISAKLVNMRFIKPLDEKLLDEISTTHKKIVTLEENTIVGGFGSAVAEYFVDKGYKNDILRIGLPDKFVDHGTQAELHRILEIDPEGILKRITDFVEIDNHINKVLV, from the coding sequence ATGGTTGATATGAACAACTACCCTGCTCTTTCAAAGGTAAATGTTCCTGCTGATTTCAGAGACTTTTCCATCCCTGAACTGCGGCAACTGTGTACCGATGTCAGACAATATATGGTAGATGTTATTTCTGTAGTCGGTGGTCATTTCGGTGGCGGACTCGGAGCAGTAGAACTTACCGTCGCGATGCACAAAGTTTTCAATACACCCGAAGATCAAATCGTTTGGGATACAGGTCATCAGGCATATCCGCATAAAATTCTGACCGGAAGAAAAGAACTGCTCCCCACTATCAGACAATTAAACGGGCTTTCCGGATTTCTGAAGAGAAATGAAAGCGAGTATGATGCATTCGGTGCAGGTCATGCTTCAACCTCTATTTCCGCTGCACTCGGTATTGCTGAAGCCAATAAATACATGAATACAAACCGGAAAGTTATTGCAGTCATCGGTGATGGTGCAATGACAGGTGGCATGGCTTACGAAGCAATGAACAATGCCGGTATGCTCCACTCGAATCTTATTGTCGTGCTAAACGATAACAATATGTCTATAGCGCAAAATGTATGGCAGTTTTCCAACTATTTTACTTCGATTATTACGAGTCCCGATTACAATAAATTTAAGGGTTATGTTTGGGATTTAACCGGTAAAATGGACAACTTTGGAGACAGATTGAGAAAAGTTGTCGGCAGGGTTGAAGGGGGTATCAAATCAATAGTGACCCCCGGCATGCTTTTCGAAGCTCTCGGGTTCAGATATTTCGGACCGGTAAACGGTCACAATGTCCATCAGCTCGTTAAAGTTTTTGAAGCTGCAAAGAATTTAACGGGACCCATCCTTATTCACGCTAACACGGAAAAAGGAAAGGGCTACGCCCCTGCTGAAAAACATGTACAACGGCTTCACGCTTCCACACCTTTTGACAAGGTTACCGGAGTCGCCTACAAAAAAGAGGGTGCTCCACCTGCCTATACAACAATTTTCGGTGAGGCTCTTGTTGAACTTGTAAAAGCAAACCCTAAAATTGTTGGAGTTACTGCTGCCATGCCCGACGGGACAGGCCTTAATATTCTGCAAAAAAATTGTCCGGAAAACTATTATGATGTAGGTATTGCTGAGGAACATGGTGTTACTTTTGCTGCCGGTTTGGCAACTCAGGGTGTCATTCCCGTTGTTGCCATTTACTCGACCTTTATCCAAAGGGCAATTGATCAAATAATTCATGACATAGCATTGCAAAAACTGCATGTCGTATTTGTGCTCGACAGAGCGGGACTTGTAGGTGCAGATGGTCCGACTCATCACGGAACACTCGATCTTACATTCCTGAGAATGATTCCACATCTTGTATTAATGGCTCCGAAAGATGAAAATGAATTAAGGAACATGCTTTACACCGCCACAAAACTGAAGGGCGGTCCCGTTGCAATAAGATACCCAAGAGGAAACGCGCTTGGTGTACCCCTCAGTGATGAATTTGTTGAGTATGAGGTCGGCAAAGCTGAGGTTTTGGAAGAAGGAAATGATGTAGCCATTCTCGCTGTTGGGTCAATGGTAGATTATGCAGTCAAAACGCTCCCCAAGCTCGAAGCTGCCGGCATTTCTGCAAAACTTGTTAACATGCGATTCATCAAACCGCTCGACGAGAAACTTCTCGATGAGATTTCGACAACTCATAAAAAAATCGTCACTCTCGAAGAGAACACCATTGTAGGTGGTTTCGGTTCTGCTGTTGCGGAATACTTTGTTGACAAAGGGTATAAAAATGATATACTGCGCATCGGACTCCCGGATAAATTTGTTGACCACGGTACTCAGGCTGAACTTCACAGAATCCTCGAAATCGACCCCGAAGGTATCCTGAAAAGAATCACTGATTTTGTTGAAATAGATAACCATATAAACAAGGTTTTAGTCTGA
- a CDS encoding Gfo/Idh/MocA family oxidoreductase, protein MSKIKFGIIGLGGISQLIHLPDLFRNKEVEITAIADINKNALLEVASKFKVNHAFTDYHKMLEQVEIDAVIIATPTKSHMQIALDCLNAGKHILVEKPLARTIEEAQKIADTAKEKGLIAMVGMNMRYRPDIMLLKGIINSGELGDPFFVKCSWFKSQSSSAKWFTKKDESGGGVIFDLGIVLLDVALWFLNFPEILSVSTHNFFINTKNVEDSSVSMIRAKSNSMIYLESSWAIASQKNTFDLEIYCTKGNALINPLRIIKNIDGQDVELKPMLNDNRKAHLEKSYQNELNHFIGAIKGLNPVLSSAEDSVARLKIIQNMYLSASTRKEVLV, encoded by the coding sequence ATGTCAAAAATAAAATTCGGCATAATCGGGCTGGGCGGTATTTCCCAACTGATACACCTCCCCGACCTCTTCCGAAACAAAGAGGTCGAGATCACAGCCATTGCTGATATTAATAAAAACGCACTGCTTGAGGTTGCCTCAAAATTCAAGGTGAACCATGCGTTTACTGATTATCATAAAATGCTGGAGCAGGTAGAGATTGATGCAGTTATAATTGCCACTCCTACAAAATCACACATGCAGATAGCTCTGGATTGTCTCAATGCAGGTAAACACATACTTGTTGAAAAACCCCTTGCCAGAACCATTGAAGAAGCACAAAAAATTGCTGACACCGCCAAAGAAAAGGGGCTCATAGCAATGGTGGGGATGAACATGAGATACAGACCGGACATCATGCTCCTGAAGGGTATCATCAACTCAGGAGAACTTGGCGATCCATTCTTTGTTAAGTGTTCCTGGTTCAAGTCCCAGTCAAGTTCTGCAAAATGGTTTACCAAAAAAGATGAATCCGGAGGAGGTGTAATTTTTGACCTTGGCATTGTTTTGCTTGATGTAGCACTGTGGTTTCTTAATTTTCCCGAGATACTTTCGGTCTCTACCCATAATTTTTTCATTAACACTAAAAATGTTGAGGATTCCTCCGTAAGTATGATTAGAGCCAAGTCAAACTCGATGATTTACCTCGAATCATCCTGGGCGATCGCTTCTCAAAAGAATACTTTCGATTTGGAAATCTACTGTACTAAAGGGAATGCTCTGATTAATCCTCTCAGGATTATCAAAAATATTGACGGGCAGGATGTCGAGTTGAAACCAATGCTGAATGACAACAGGAAAGCCCATCTGGAAAAATCATATCAGAATGAACTGAATCATTTCATTGGTGCAATAAAAGGACTTAACCCTGTACTCTCCTCTGCAGAAGATTCGGTCGCACGATTAAAAATTATCCAAAACATGTATTTGTCAGCTTCCACCAGAAAAGAGGTCTTGGTTTAA